From Rana temporaria chromosome 5, aRanTem1.1, whole genome shotgun sequence:
cgcagcagagggccatcaatgagtatctgtgccaatatggcaccaggacagggtcaggggagcttgtttttttccccacgccagtgggccatgatcagggatgcatgcactgtcctgtcaccatttgaggaggccacgaggatggtgagcagtgacagtgcatgcatcagtgacactgtcgcTCTtgttcacctgttggagcacacgctgagtGGAATAAtgaacagggcacttgaggcagaacagaggggggaagacgaggacttccttacctctcaaggccccctttatccagacagtgttcctgctggcCTGCCTATCACAcatgaagaggacgaggaggaggattatGTCAgcatggagcctagcactcagcatcagcagcagtcttcaagggatcaattacagtcccaaggaacccatggacttgtacgtggctgggatgaggtggctgcggatcatgttgtcctcagtgacccagaggactctgcatcgaatgcctcagcaaacctacactgcatggcctccctgatcctgcaaagcctgcggaaggatccttgtattcgttctatcaaggagagggatcattcctggctggcaaccctccttgatccacattacaagggtaaggttgcggaccttatcttgccgtcgcagagggagcagagaatgAAACATCTTcaagaggccttgcagaaaggtctgtgcaacgcgttcccagagactgggaggttacaaaatcctggtctgggacaacatgttgctgaggcttcggtcagtcaaagaaggagtggtagagaaggtggccgtctgaccaatgcgttcagacaattttttagtccgcagctccaaggtatgatcggttccagcaaccattgccagcatctgttttacatggtgcaggaatacctaggggcaagatcagacttggacacctttcccgccgaaaatcctctggcttactgggtcttgaggatggatcactggccagagcttgcacagtatgcaattgagcttctggcctgtcctgcatccagcgttctttcggaacgcacattcaatgacgctggaggctttgtaaaacgataacaggggcgtgtaattacaattttaaatgcaatactttgcagcagggctcattcctgcgctcaaactacagtatctgtgaggggttgcagtgttgtggcaccagcaccagttcctaaggcccaatttgtctgcccctgtttaacaggggcgtgtaattaaaatttttgatctaatatttcacagcagagctcattcctgcacccaccaaaagtaactgtgagggcttccagtgttgtggcaacaccaccaccaccaaaggcccaatttttctgcccctgttcaacaggtgcatgtaattacaattcttggtctaatatttcacagtagggcccattcctgcgcccaccaaagtaactgtgagggcttacagtgttgtggcaacaccaacacctaaggcccaagagtatatacggcaggcccctactttcaaacatccaacttacaaacgactcctacttgcaaacggaaggagacaataggaaatctacccctagtaagggaaattctctcctgtaagagttaatatgggaaaaaggtgtctcctctccactgatgctttatcaccaatccttgtttcacaaaaaaaaacgaattttcaaaaaaacaattgtcattgggacagaaagtgaggtgaaatcttctgaacaggtgcacagacagcaaaactaatgttacaggggtgataacccttccctgtgttttccaaaaagcttaaaaatagattttttggctggagctacactttaaaaatgtaacagttcaaaattacaaacagattctacttaaaaccaacctacagtccctgtcttgtttgcaccgcctgtatactgctgttcaaagtatatagggcctgggagccccatgcctttcctttttttttatttgggtgcagggttccccttattatccatacaagacccaaaggggtcAGGTAACTTCAGATAACTGAAGATCTTCATATTTTCCTCTGGATTCACAAATGACTGTCTGTGGAGAGAGTTTTGGTGGAAGATCTTTTTTGGAAGAGGGAAGATCTGATGAATTGAGAGTGTCTGTAACTGTCCGCTTATCATTGTGGATCTTGTTCAGCACTCACTGCTGGGTGGAACCTTTCTGCCTCCCTTTGGTTCCCTGGGGAATgttttgatcagcaggattacaaGACCACTCCTTCTTCCTGTCTTAGAAAGAAAGCCTTTTCCTGTATCTCAGATGCCACATGTTAGCTGTCTGCATAGGATTTCATGGAagatgtctgcagaaaatccctaAAGCTTAAAGTTTGTACCCCCCTTGGCAAGTGGATCGAGGTATGCAGAAAAGTGTGCATTGTTATAAAGGTGTATATGTTCTAGAGATAAACCCTGTTCATGCTGTTTGGTTTTAAATACGCTATATGATCCAAGACACTTTGCATGTAACCATGTTTCTTTGAATGTTCAATGTAATTAGATGTGTGTGCAGACAACTGTAATTAACCCTGTAACCccctttttggtgacaactgtaaataaGTGTGTTGTATGTCATTTACAGTTTTCACGGTGCTATGGTGCTATGGTGCTTACGATATTCATTTTTACGGTGCTTAAGGagataaagaaaataatattcaaCCCTGCTGCGCACCTTTGTTCCGAAAGAATAAAACTACTGCACCCGTCAGAAGCTCTCCTCTTGTTATTTATTCGATGCCAAAGGGGCCGTAACAGTGAAAACTCGTCGCTGCGGTGGAGACTCGACATCACCAGCTGCGTCGCTGTCTTCATCAAACTGTGAGTAAAGGCTTCCCAACGCCTCGCAAGACACGTGCGGACGCCATCTTGGCAACAGAGACTTGGCTAAAAAAGTAAACGTGTCACGTGGACTTTTAAATATAGCGGGCTCTTTATATGTGATCCGGAAGCCGCCCTTAACTACTATGCGAGCCAAATAGTTAATATTTTGCGAAACCAGTGATCAAGTTATTATATTCGTGTTTAGAGGCCTAGTGTCAGATTTAAAGCAACGCTATCTTCCAAGTTCCTAATCCACTAAACTGCAGTTATTTACGTAAAGGGTTAATTGTCTGGTTAGAAAGTGTCAGCAGTATATTCGTTTAAAACATTTTGTAGTACTGTATGCATTGTTTGCTAATCTTTAGTTACAAGTGTGAACACCTGTTATCTGTCGTAGCCCTTAGtagcaagtttgagccaacactcATTCAAGTTAGGTTTCAGGCACACTCACACTTGAAAGGCAAAGGCACACTAGAACAAAATGTTGTCACCTGCTGAAGAAACAGACAAACCCACAGAGTCACAACAGGTACGATCCAGCTCTAGAGAGCGAAGCCTAACAGAAAAGGGCAAAGAAATGCACGAAGAAACAGTTAAGAAAAATGAAAAGGCATTCAAAAAGGTGTGCAACTCTTGGAAGGAGCTAGCAAAGGAATGTAGGACAAAGTTAAAAGGTTTCTGCTCAACTGAAGACCTTAATACAAGATTGAAAGAGATTAAAGCCAAAGAAGCGTTAGTGCACCAACAGTATGAGTCCATGTGCCGAAATAATTCCACTACCCCGTACGTTGTTAAGAAAATGGATGCATGCACCGCGTTAACGGCTGAAATCTGCAACCTCATCAGCAAGCGGCTAGAGAATGTAGATGAAATCTTTAACGATCAACTTGAGAAGGAAAGGGTGAGGATGGTGCTTAATAAAGAAGAGCATGAGTCAGTCTTTGGAAACTCAGAAACAGAAACTGTCCTCTCAGAGTCATTACCAGACTCCAACGCAAGCTCAAGAGCCACTTCCAGATCTAGCAAACGCGCTGACGCAGAAGCAGATCTTGCAGCCAAAATAGAACAGGCAAAGGCGACGCAACAGATGCGCGAGGAGCAAGCTAAGCTGAACAAACTAGAGGCAGAAATTAAACTGAAGTTGGATGAGGAAAAGACAAGACTACAACAGCTACAAGCAGAAAATGAAGTCAAGGTAGCTGCAGCAAGAGTGAAAGCCTACAACGCTTATGATAGTCTTGAAATTTACGAACAGGAGACAGACCACAATGTGCAATACCTCTGCCAAAATAATGAACCACGAAACTCATTGAATCCAAAGGCTGTGCCATTTCAACCTTCAAATACACCACTTGGGGTGTCAAGACCAAATGAAGAAGTTAGTCTAACCCCAGGACTTGCAAGTCTGCTTATCTCCAACCGTCTCCCTATACCTGAACCAACTGTATTCACAGGTGATCCTTTGAAGTTCATAGATTGGAAGATATCCTTTATGGCGCTGATTGATCAGAAACCACTCCCTGTGTGCGAAAAAATGCTGTACTTGAAGAGGTATCTCGGTGGTGAAGCTCGTAAGGCAGTGGAAGGGTTCTTCTACCGAAATTCAGAAGATGCCTATCTAGGTGCTTGGGGAATCCTACAGGACAGGTATGGAGGTCCATTCATAGTGCAAAGAGCCTTCAGAGAAAGGTTGGCTAAATGGCCAAAGATATCAGCAAATGACCCTGTAGCATTAAGAGAGTTTGCAGATTTCCTTCAAGGTTGTGTGGAGGCCATTCCTCATGTTAAAGGCCTAGCTATTCTAAATGATTGTGAAGAAAACCACAAGCTTCTCAAGAAACTGCCTGAATGGATCGTGCGCAGATGGAGTCGCATCGCCGTGGACGAGCTGGACAAGTCCCAAGAATACCCAACCTTTGCTCGTTTCACAGAGTTCCTGCAAAGGGAAGCTAAGATTGCATGCAACCCCATTGCCTCTCCTTTTCTCCTCAGTACCAAGACTACAGATGAGAGAATTCCCAAGAGAGCCAAGGCGCTCAACACAAGCACTCAAATGAAGCCCTCTACCTTCAACGTTCCAAATATCTCAGCTTCAAGACCGAAACCACCTTGCCTAGTCTGCAAAGACGAAACACACGGTGTCGCTAAATGTCTGACCTTTGCGGCAAAGACCATCGAGGAAAAGAGGGCCTTTATTCACGAAAACCATCTCTGTTTTGGTTGCTTAAGAAAGGGCCACACTACAAAAGACTGCAAAGGAAGACACACGTGTAGCATATGCAGTCGACGTCATCCAACCTGTTTGCACATACAGAGAGACACTGAGCCTGTCAAGGCATCAAACGATGATTCAGTAGGCATGAGAAATAAGGCAAACGACAACGTTCCCAAAGTTATGTCCCATACTTTGACAAGACATACGTCTGCCACATCCTGCATTGTTCCAGTTCTGTTGTCAGCTACTACGGAGCCTCAGAGGGAAATCCTCACTTATGCCTTACTTGACACACAGAGTGATTCAACCTTTATTCTGGCAGACCTGGTATCGAAGTTAAGTGTGAGCACCAAGCCATTACAGCTAAGGCTCAGCACAATGACAGCGGTTGACACAGTTATTTCAAGCCAAATTGCTCACGGTCTGCAAGTGCGTGGCTTCAACTCCGAAGTTCAAGTCCAACTCCGTCAAGCCTATACAAGAGATTTTATTCCAGTAGATAAGTCTCACATCCCCACTAAGGAGACTGCACTCCAGTGGTCACACCTCAAACACTTGGCAAACAAGTTACAGCCACTTCAAGATTGCGAAGTAGGACTACTGATCGGTTATGACTGCCCATCAGCACTGGCTCCCTTGGAGGTTGTTATCGGCTCCGAAAATGAACCCTTCGCTCAAAAAACTATGCTCGGCTGGAGCATTGTAGGATCAGCAAATCCACATCTTGATAGACAGGGTAGCCAGAGCTTCGTACACAGAGTCGCAGTGAAAGAAATGCCAATGCCGCCGGTCGCTGATGTGTTAAAGGCTTTAGAAATGGACTTCATTGAAAGAAATTATGAAGATAAGTACATGTCTCAAGATGATGTTCGCTTCGTGCAGTTTCTCTCGGAAACTATAATGAAAAGGAAAGATGGACACTACGAGATGCCGTTACCCTTCAAAGACAACAGTCAACTGGCACTACCAAACAATAAGAGGCTGGCCCTTATTCGACTTCATCATCTAAAGAAAAGATTAAAGGGAAATAGACAGTACCATGAACACTACACTGCATTCATGGAAGAAACAATCAGAAAAGGTGATGCAGAACCAGCCCCTTCATTATCAGAGGAAGAGACAGTGTGGTACATCCCACATCACAGGGTTTATCACCCCAAGAAGCCAGACAAGTTAAGAGTTGTCTTTGATTGTTCAGCAAAGTTCAAAGGCATCTCCCTGAACGATACCTTGCTGACAGGTCCCGACCTGATAAACTCTCTAGTGGGAGTCCTCTGTCGCTTCAGGAAGGAAGCAGTTGCTGTGATATGCGACATTGAAAAGATGTTCCATCAGTTCTATATCCCCTCAGAAATGCGCAATTACTTAAGGTTCCTTTGGTGGGAGAACGGTCAGTTGGAAACAGAACCGAAAGAATACAGAATGGCAGTTCACCTTTTCGGTGCCAGCTCCTCTCCAGGATGTGCCAATTTCGGCCTTAAGTATCTTGCACGACAACACAAGTCAGAACATCCCTCAGCATCAGCCTTCATCGAGAAGAACTTTTATGTCGACGACGGCCTAACTAGCGTTCCAACAGTCAGCGAAGCTTCGAATCTAATCCTCGAAACTCAAGGATTATGTAAAAATGCCGGCCTACGACTGCATAAGTTCAACTCTAATAAAAGGGACGTCCTGTCCTGTATTGCTCCGTCAGAAAGAGCAACAACTAGTGTACCTGTCAAACTTAGCCCAGACTCAACAACAGAAGGACAAGTACTTGGCATTCAGTGGTCAGATGAAAACGACACCTTCAGTTTCAGTGCTGACATAAAGCATCAACCCTCAACTCGTCGTGGTATCCTGTCAGTCGTAGCCTCCCTTTATGATCCTCTAGGCTTCATAGCCCCCTTCATACTGAGTGGCAAGTGCATTCTCCAAGAGCTTTGCCGCAGAGGCATCAGTTGGGATGAAGCACTTCCTGAGAGCTTATGTCCACGGTGGGAGGCTTGGAAGAGTAGTCTGCAAGCTTTAAGGGAAATCAAGATACCCAGATGTTACCATCCCCCAGACTTTGGTAACAGAATGAAAGTGGAACTACACCACTTTTCCGATGCCAGCAACATAGGATATGGTGCCTGTTCGTACCTTAGATACAAAAATGACAGAGATCAAGTCCATTGCAGCTTCGTAATGGCCAAGGCAAGAGTTGCACCAACGAAGATTGTGAGCATCTCAAGGCTTGAACTCTCAGCTGCCGTCACTGCAGCAAGGTTGAGTGTCATGTTGAAGGCAGAACTTGAAATAGAAGTTGACAAAGAGTTCTTCTGGACAGACTCCCAAGTAGTCTTAGCCTATATCAATAACGAAGCAAGAAGGTTTCACGTGTTTGTAGCCAATCGTGTTCAACTCATAAGAGAGATCACAGAT
This genomic window contains:
- the LOC120940862 gene encoding uncharacterized protein LOC120940862 gives rise to the protein MLSPAEETDKPTESQQVRSSSRERSLTEKGKEMHEETVKKNEKAFKKVCNSWKELAKECRTKLKGFCSTEDLNTRLKEIKAKEALVHQQYESMCRNNSTTPYVVKKMDACTALTAEICNLISKRLENVDEIFNDQLEKERVRMVLNKEEHESVFGNSETETVLSESLPDSNASSRATSRSSKRADAEADLAAKIEQAKATQQMREEQAKLNKLEAEIKLKLDEEKTRLQQLQAENEVKVAAARVKAYNAYDSLEIYEQETDHNVQYLCQNNEPRNSLNPKAVPFQPSNTPLGVSRPNEEVSLTPGLASLLISNRLPIPEPTVFTGDPLKFIDWKISFMALIDQKPLPVCEKMLYLKRYLGGEARKAVEGFFYRNSEDAYLGAWGILQDRYGGPFIVQRAFRERLAKWPKISANDPVALREFADFLQGCVEAIPHVKGLAILNDCEENHKLLKKLPEWIVRRWSRIAVDELDKSQEYPTFARFTEFLQREAKIACNPIASPFLLSTKTTDERIPKRAKALNTSTQMKPSTFNVPNISASRPKPPCLVCKDETHGVAKCLTFAAKTIEEKRAFIHENHLCFGCLRKGHTTKDCKGRHTCSICSRRHPTCLHIQRDTEPVKASNDDSVGMRNKANDNVPKVMSHTLTRHTSATSCIVPVLLSATTEPQREILTYALLDTQSDSTFILADLVSKLSVSTKPLQLRLSTMTAVDTVISSQIAHGLQVRGFNSEVQVQLRQAYTRDFIPVDKSHIPTKETALQWSHLKHLANKLQPLQDCEVGLLIGYDCPSALAPLEVVIGSENEPFAQKTMLGWSIVGSANPHLDRQGSQSFVHRVAVKEMPMPPVADVLKALEMDFIERNYEDKYMSQDDVRFVQFLSETIMKRKDGHYEMPLPFKDNSQLALPNNKRLALIRLHHLKKRLKGNRQYHEHYTAFMEETIRKGDAEPAPSLSEEETVWYIPHHRVYHPKKPDKLRVVFDCSAKFKGISLNDTLLTGPDLINSLVGVLCRFRKEAVAVICDIEKMFHQFYIPSEMRNYLRFLWWENGQLETEPKEYRMAVHLFGASSSPGCANFGLKYLARQHKSEHPSASAFIEKNFYVDDGLTSVPTVSEASNLILETQGLCKNAGLRLHKFNSNKRDVLSCIAPSERATTSVPVKLSPDSTTEGQVLGIQWSDENDTFSFSADIKHQPSTRRGILSVVASLYDPLGFIAPFILSGKCILQELCRRGISWDEALPESLCPRWEAWKSSLQALREIKIPRCYHPPDFGNRMKVELHHFSDASNIGYGACSYLRYKNDRDQVHCSFVMAKARVAPTKIVSISRLELSAAVTAARLSVMLKAELEIEVDKEFFWTDSQVVLAYINNEARRFHVFVANRVQLIREITDPTQWHYVDTTQNPADHASRGLHVADISTSSWLSGPSFLWRSEVHASSSSSAELIVDDPKVKPITTLASQANEQFWSRWKREYLMSVSTRQKWHTPRRNLKVNDIVIIKDDMSPRCQWQLGRVIETTIEKDDLVRRVKVLVGDRRLQDKKDYVSKPSIIERPIQKLVVLIESK